In Botrytis cinerea B05.10 chromosome 3, complete sequence, the genomic stretch CCATACACTCATACACCATGTATTCTTTATAGAACACTCCAAACCACTCACTAGATACCTAGCATATATATTCAGACTGTAATTCAGATTCTTAGGTACTCCCGTctaaatgaattttatattattcttcaAGATACAACATATGGTTTCAAGATGTATTCTATATCTCGAATAGCTCTCAAATCCAAGTATCCTGAGATGTCTCCCACCCGCCTGACTTCCCGCTGTCTTCTCCCCCATACAACCCACCCCTTAacctcaattcttcttctctcgctTCATCATCTCTACCTTTGCGTTGATAACGCCATTCCTCAACTTCATTGCATTGCCAATATCATAGAATGCCACATACATTGCATATATAGGTAAGAAAACCCACAACGTGTTGAAAAAAACCAAATAAACCCATTTAAACATAAAATTACTCGTATCCAAATTCTTACAGCCGATTAACCATTCTGGTGCAAATGTCATGAAGCCTATTATCCACATGTACATAGTTAGTCCACACTCTCTTATAATTTGACTGACAGGAGAAATCCATAAGCATACCACCATATAATTCTCCCGTAGCAAGCACCACCATCCAAAAATTGACTCTCCAATCCTTCCTCACAATCCCCCAACAAATCCAAAGTGCCAGCGGTCCAGCCCCAAGCACAGTCAACAACTCCAAACTGACCACTGTCAAATCTGCACCTGCCCATCTTCGGTCCGCTTGCGCATAAACCATCCACAGTTTACTCGCCCAGTTATCCGCATATTGTGCCCCATAAACATATTCACTTGTGCCCAAGAAATTAGAGAGAGCAACCGGATGAGCAATTGACGAATCGAAGGGGACGCGAGAAAAAAAACAGTTGTAGAGGAAGGAACCTTCGAAAATGGTGTGGATGAGGAAATCGAAGAAGTGccagatgaagaggatgcGAAGGGAAGAGGGGGTTGTTGGCGAGAGAACGCGGACGGAGAGGATGTAGGAGGATAGGAGAATTGCGACGACGCcgaggagagaaaggatgGTGGTTTGGTCTATGTGCTCCATTATGGAAGACATGGCGGAGGCTGTGAATGAGAGGTAAAGACAGTCGAAGTCAATGGACAATTCGATCCCACTGCCGGTCTACCAGTGTAGGTTTGAAAGCTCCAGCTGAAGACGAAGCTTTGACAATTTTTACGAATTCACGGAAGGCGGAGTACTTTAATCCGTGAACATGGTCGGAGCAGAAGCTCCCCTCAGTGTGACGTCATCAAGGTACCCCGATCGTTGTGTGGAGAAGCCCATTTCGCAGGCCAGAACCTGTAGTGACCAGCTTTTTGACCCTCTATCCAGAACAATGGTTGTGTAACTGGCTGAAACATGGTCGGAATCTCAGTCTGAACTGGTCGAAAATGGGAGTTGAAATTCACATCACAAATGCAAAATAAGAGACAAATTTGTTTGAGTGTCATAAAAGCATCGTTATTATGAGGGTATTAAGACCACTAATACATGAGTTTCAGGCTCATCACTTCCCCAGGaatcctcccatccatcccatacGCCAAAGCCATTATGATAGAATGAAGAGAGTGAGATTCGTCGAGTTAAAGAATCTAGTGCTTGGCAGCCTCTGTTGAATTTATTAGTACATGAGTGCAAACGTGAAAAGGTAAAGTGAAGCTAAAACGTACCCTTGTGGACATCAGCCTTGGTGTTGTGTCCAGACTCGTCGGCCTTGTCCTTGACAGCATCGATACCGGCGCTGGCGCGGGTGGAAAGGCTGGCGTCGCCGTCCTTGGCGACTTGCTTGTTGGCCTCCTTGGAGGTGGTAGCAGTGGCACCTTGGATGGTCTCGCTGACGTAGTTGGCGGCGTTCTTCGCGAGTGTTAGAATGGTGTCGTAAAAATTGCAGAGGTTAAGAAAAGGTTGCTGGAGCGGGATAGGCTTACCTTGACAGTCTCCATTTTGAAAGGTTTGAAGTGttgatttgaagtttgaagttgATTGTGTTGTTGAAGTTGTAGTGTAGAGTTGTGAGTTGTGGtgttgatggagaagaaaatcgGAAAGTTGGGGAGAAGCTGAGCTTTATATTCTGGTCCCTTTCTCCAAAAGGAAGCTAAGACCGAATGCCCTCCTTACCTTGTAGCTCTGGTACGTCATACTTATTAGAATCTGCTTACCAGCTGTCTCCAAGTAGCAAACAAAGGGAGGGGGGATTCACCCTCTGCATCGAAAGGAGCTCATGTTCCATCTGCTACAACAAACTGAGCTTCCATTGTTGACAATGACGTACGAGCTTATTGATTTGCGCCAATCAAGATCTGCAAGACACAAGCCGCCTTTGCAGAGTACGTAGCTCGGAGACGTTGCCTGTCTCAATTAAAGTAGGTAATGGTTTGCGTGGTTAAGGCATTCAGGATCTCTACGAGCTAAGCCATAAGTGGCACAAGTGTCAACACAATGAAGTGTGATTGGTGGCCCTCTGTGGCTTGACCAACTTTTTTCTCGTGCCAAACTGACCAAGTTGAGGGGATGGGGCCATGCGCCGTGCGGATAGCTTCGGTTCGGAAAGGCGATCCCCCGCCACGAGTGGCTAATAGGTTCATAGGCTGTATCATCGCAGTCTTCATACGACGATACGAATACTGGTTCTAGAATTTGATGTGCACATGAAAGCACAGAATCCTTGCTTTTGGAAAGGGGGAAACCACCTGGAGCGTTCTATCCCCAAACCTACTCCACATGGTTGGTCTCGTGCCCATGAAAACCAATAAATGgatattccaaattccatCCTGTTCTTTTCCATATGTCCAAAACTCCGATACCGATGCCTGTTCTCGATGCCTGTTCTCGATGATCGATCTCGATCGCCATTTACCTGCATGTGGCATGCTTGCATTGTCATGTGATTCTCCAAATCTACACCTTCCTACGCATAGCAGTTGAGCGTCCCTCGGCAGTGAGAAGTTTCGTTCCAGCTGTGGCTCGTGACTCGTGAGCTCCCTACCCAGGACCTGCCTGTCTAGGTGTAGCAGTACACTACTCGCGAAATGTGTTGATTTCCCTTGGATTCTTTGGTCGCACAGTCATACATAGCATGAGTGATTTTCGTGCATTGTGGCGGGCTTGCTAAGATGATCAGAATGTGGACACTTTGCCTCCCTGGATCGTCACCCTGAGTTGAGACTTCACCCTTCTCCAGTGCAACTTGCGTGATTTACAATTTACCTTGGAAGTTTACCTATCATAAAGGTATTTCCTGTATTCAATTGTTGTTGCTACAGTCTATTGTCTATCCTCACCAACGTTCGTCGATACTTTGCTGCTCCGTCGACAGGTTCACTTTACACTGTGTTGCTACATGTATGGTTCCTATGAGAATATAGAGAAGTTTATAGCCTCAAAATTTCACCACCCTGTCTAATACCACCGCGGAATAACTCTTCGACGACCTTTCCTTCTAATAATGTCGCCTGCACAATCCCTTCTACGTGTTTTGGTTCCACTCTCCCGTACCAGATCCCACATCCGGCGAATGGATGAGCTTCGCCGTCTTTCGTCTTTGTATGAGGTggaatatacaatataacgTTCCCAGCAAATTTGTGTCCTCCAATATGACTTATCGATCCAATTCTTGCAGTGTTTCCAACTGGTTCGATCGTTCCTTCTAGCCTTTCTGCAGAGCTCCCGTCACCTACTTCCACTGCACCGTGCAAGACCTGTACTTCTTTCGCCGATAAGGCTCTTTCAAATTCGGCTCGCAAGATTGGAGCTATAATtccacatctcacatctcgtCCTCCGTGTCCGCAGATCAATACCAATATATCCTTCACGTCTTTCACAGCGGGTAGGAAATCTGCCTGCTCTTTACTTCGCAACAAACGATCTTTGTGTATCGGAGAGAGGTTATCGTGTGCGGGGTGTAATTTCGTAGGGAGTAAGTATCCTTTTACCAGAGCTTCCACAGAATCGAACGATACTCGTGGGAGAAAAGGTATATATTTAAAGGATGGAACTATATATGCAGAAGTCGTTATAATCTCGGGCCGATGTGAGGCAACCGTAGAAGGAAAAGATGAGTTTGTAATGGAAACGTTATTGTAAGGCTATATAGAACACTGTTAATGGCACTTCAACTGAAGAAAAGGTGGGCTATGGTTGATCTTACATCACTATACGTTCCGCCGCGGCCCATCAACTCTTTAATGTCCGCAGCGAGATTATCCCCGGAATTTTCTTCCTCGATACGAGAAGGCCAATCTGGCTTCCCCGTACATATCAGAACTTGTTCAGCATATGCGGCCATTGTCCCGTTGAGTGGCTTCGAATGGTCTATCTCGAAGCCTTCTGGCATCTCGGGGCTCTCTGCGCAGGAACATGTTGGTGAGGGGCATTTTGGTATGGTAGGAAATGGCGGAGGTTTGTAGGATTGAGAAATACGGCGAGAACTTAGCAAAGTATAACGAAAAGGAGTACGCCAAATTGGCCTGCTCAACAAACGCAACGACATCAAGACGGGTTGATATCTGttcagaagaaaagaataatgtTGCCAATAATGACCAAAATAAAAGTCTTATCTAACCTCGACGCAATTCTTATCTCCGCGACCGATCGGCATTGAATCCACAGGCCGACATCTTAGCTCCAGGAGAACGGAAATACCAAATCCCTCAGAGAGAACGATACATTGATAACACTTGTATTTTGATGCATTTTGATACCTCACAATGTTGCCAATTTCTGTTCAAAATGTAGATGGTATATATCACACAGCAGATTCGAAGCTTACAAATATACTTGTGTAGTtttcaaataggaataaCGATTGTCCGAATTGATATGGCGTTTTGAAATGAGTGCATATTTTCGTATTTTCGGTGTAGACCAAGTACACTTGCCTGTTTGGGAGCTTTTGAGGTTGCCAGGTAGGCGTCGAAAGTCTATTAGAGTGTTGGAATGAGGTGCATGCTGATCGATCGAACTTAATTCATTGAATAAGGCTGAGGACCGGTAGGGCTGCTACATCTCAATATGGTTTGGATTTTCGAATGACGGCTCGGTATCTGAATGTTCGAACCGACACGATAATAGCCTTGACATTGGATGAACACCATACACACCACGACCATATTAGACGTTTGGGCAGTGCCGCATCATTTGACACTCCATCCATCAAGAAGGCCAACACTTGTCTTGCACACTCCCAATCCATATGTTTCATTTGCGGTCGACGTGCCATTCAATCGATTCGGAAGAATGCATCTAGATGTGAGCGGCCAATTCTTGACGGGGGTTTCGCAATCGGAGCTGTCTGTCGGAGAGACTAATCTGGTGATCCGTCTGAGCCGTATAAGAATTCACCAACTAACGGATAACTAGCTACTTTGATAATATACCCAGCACTCGTTATCCAATTCATATCCACAGATGAATATCAATAGCAAGGATTACCTGCTAAGAACGAGTAGCGTTGAGTGTGAAACTCGACTACTTCTTAACTTCTCGACTtgtctctctctttccttctctccttctctacacacttcttctctccatctcaccGCGGTGCTGAGAAAACCCGCAACGAAATAAAAACTGCCAGGGGTCATCGACAGTCTGTATCTTTTCTACCATCAGTCTAGATGTTTGGAACATGACATGATTAGTGAAATCTTCGGTGTTGCCACACTTTTCTTTACTGTCCCTTTTGTGCCTCGCTGCCTGACCCATTGACGCTTTCCTCGTCTATCTGCTCGTTGCTATAAGCGACCAGGAAAGCTTCTGATACTGATAAACTCGCCACTGTTGTCTACGGCAGGTAAAGCAGCTATCCGTACAAAGATACTTTATAACCCGTTTGTCCAAAGTGCGCCTTCACATTCGATCTCCACAACCACATCTAAAAGTAGAACGACCATGTCCGACTCAGAAAATGACGAAGAGTTAAAGAAAGCTATTGCTCTCTCTTTGGGAGAAACTCTATCGCCGGTTCCAATCCATGAGAAGAATGTTGTCGATCTCACCACAAGTACAGCAGCCATGTCTGACTCAGAATATGATGAAGACTTGAAGAAAGCTATTGCTCTCTCAAAGAGTCCAACCATTCTCGACCCCGAAAGTGACGAAGATTTAAAAAGAGCCATTGCTCTCTCTTCAAGAGAAGCCTTGTCGCCGGCCCCAATCAATGAAAAGGTTGTCGATCTCACTCTTTCCGATGAAGATGGCGATGACCTTGATGCGCCTGTCGCAACACATTTCAAGTTCTCACAAACTAATCCTGTTCTTAACACAAGCACTAATGCTGAGCCCAGTACCAGTTCTCAAAGTGAGTGTCAGTCTCACATCCTAAAAATGCGTATTCTATGGTTTTGATACTGACACCACTTGTAGTATCCAGTCAGCCAAACAGCACGTTATTCAATGGTATGACTCGTAAACAAATGGAGGAAGAACGCTTAGCAAGAATTGAacaaagaagcaaagagCCAAATGCCAtctccaagaaaagaaaggctTCACTTTCGTCGCCGACAACTTCACCAAGTGATCGTCACCAACCAAAGGTCTCCCGATCAGGACCCATACCCCATCAAATGACAGTTAAAAATAGGCAGGTGGAGTCTACAACTCGAAACTCCGCCGGCAACGGACCAAATTACACACTCGATCAATCATCTAGCCTCAGAGAGCCAGATTCCGAGATTGACATTGAAGCTGCCATCATCCCAGGAAAGCTACACAGAAGTCTCAAATCACAAGGTGATATATCAGAGACCGGCATCCAATTTCCTCTCGGGGTTGTAAAAAAGACGTGGGCGCAAGGGTTCCCCCGGGAGGACGACATCAAGATTGAAGAGGTTCTTCAAAGTTCAACCCTTGAACATGCTATTTTAGGTGCTTTTCAGATAGATAGCGATTGGATTAGATCGAAGATCCAGCCTTCTACGAAAGTCATTTGGGTCTTGCAAGCAAAAACTGAAGCCGAAGTGAGTAGGATGTTCTTTATCTTGCAGATTCATACCGAAAGACAGCACCTGCTCCAGTTCTCGGTCTATTTATAtcgtctttttcttcctctccaggAAGTTAGTACCAATGTGATCAAGTGGTTCACTTCTTTTTGTACCACGGACCTAGGATGGAAAGGTTACTTTTGTCTACTAAAGTAATAGAGCTTCCCAAGACATCAAAAGAGGCCGGGTTTGAATCATATAGCTGATCAAAACCACCTGACGCCCCAAGAGATTGATCTGATATATATCTGGGCTTCTTGACGCCAATCTGGAACTCGGCTGTATATTTAAGAACATCAGAGATTCAACtgcaaagaaacaaagaacTCGCTCGATACGGTGGAGTCATCGTATGTATTGAATCAGCTTTGAACTTGAAGCTTGGGGGTGATGTCAATTTATGAAGTTCGTGGCTTTACGAATAGCAAACGCTTTCAGATCTGTGCTGCAGTCAAGACTTTTGGAAACTGCGATCCAGTATCATGACCACCAGTGCCAGTTTCGGCTTTTGTTTCTCTACTATCGAACTTTGGGGGATGAAAATCATGTACTGCACTTCAAATGAAACTTTTCGCTGACATTCTATAGAAAATGAACTTCAAGTCATTGGCACCGGAGACTTATCGATTTTGCTTTCCTCCAATGGAAGGCAATGTCAACATCATGCactcaaaacttcaaatccTGGCACATCCTACGCATTTACGACTAGTCATACCCTCGGCAAATTTGACCCCATATGATTGGGGAGAGAGTGGTGGGATTTTGGAAAATGTGAGCTCGCTACCTTTGATATCGGGATTCAACTGATACAAGATGGCCAGGTCGTGTTCTTGATCGATCTCCCAAGGTTACCCAATGGCGAGAAAGCTTCTGACGACCAGTTGACACCTTTTGCACAGGACTTACTGCACTTTCTTCATGCGATGACTCTGACACCTCGGACGATTGAGAGCCTCAAAAGGTTTGATTTCTCTAATACGAAACACTTAGCATTCGTACATTCGATGTTCGTCCTTTCCACAAACCCCCttcaattgatcaaatttGACCCCATTCAGAGGAGGCTCACATTTTGGTACGAATTTACAAAGAACCGGCTATCCCGGGTTAGGTAGTTGTGTAAGGAGCCTTGGTCTGAATACAGACCATCCCTTGGAGATTGAATACGTAGTAAGCTCACAGCCCGACACCCATCCAACAATATATGAGGCTGCAATCGGAGTCGGACACTAACGTCAACAGACAGCATCCATAGGCAATCTTGATGACCGGTTCCTCCGAACAATGTATTTGGCATCACAGGGTAAGCATGCTATTTTGACACCTGCATCATTTCCGAACTTTCCCCAGACTTTAATTTATTACCTGCCTTATCACGCGGATAATAACATCCGCTGTGTGGAAGTGGGCCATTAATACGAGCACCCATTCTTGTCGCTTCTTGCCGATAAACGGGACTGAATATTGTACTAGGCGATAATGGATCCAAGGAATACAAGTGGAGAACAGAGAAGCCCGCAAGGTCCAAAATGGAGACCGTGATGGAGACACAACTTTCAGAAGAAATTGGGCGCAGGTTTCGCGTGTATTTTCCCAGGTATGTTCTTCAACCTTGCACGTCAGAATTGGTTGTTAAATACCCATTTGCAGCGAACAGACAGTCAAAGAAAGCAAGGGTGGCACAAATGTAAGAAGAATCCATCATTGTTACCAGGATCAGAGGTCCAAAGGGTCATTAACTTTACGATGTACAGGCTGCTGGCACGATTTGCTTTCGATCAAAATGGTACAATGCAAGTGCTTTTCCAAGGGAGCTCATGCGCGATTGTCAAAGTCGCAGAGAGGGATTATTGATGCACAACAAAATGTTATTTGTAAGAACCCGGAGAACTCAAAAAAGTCCAAAGCCCGTCGCATGGGTATACGTTGGAAGCGCAAATCTCTCAGAGAGTGCATGGCAAGTCTCTCGTTTTCACATAAtaatttttctatttatt encodes the following:
- the Bcccg1 gene encoding Bcccg1, which gives rise to METVKNAANYVSETIQGATATTSKEANKQVAKDGDASLSTRASAGIDAVKDKADESGHNTKADVHKEAAKH